The Setaria viridis chromosome 9, Setaria_viridis_v4.0, whole genome shotgun sequence sequence CTTTTCTTCTGACGCACTCGCGCCACCACCAACAGTGCGCCGCCCGCTGGCTAGCTCCACCACCAGAGTACTATCCCTGCCAGTTCCAccttccaccaccgccacctccatctTCCTTGCCTCTAGGATCCGTTTTTGTAGCGTCCTCGCCCCCGAGCTGCCCTCTTACCTCGTCGATCTTCGACCCCCGCCCTCGCGACCGCCGTCTCCGCCGGCGGCTTTCCCTCTAGGTCCAGGGATTTGAGGGAACAtcgccggagcccggagcccGGAGCCGCAAACCCCAGAACCCTAATTGCTCGCTGGAGTTGTTGACGGAGATGGAGAAGGTGAATACCCCCACCTTTTTCCTAATTTAACCAGTGAAACTCTGACGGCCAGAGTAAAATTGGTTCAGGGCACCTCAGATTTTAAGATACACAACTCATCCCCTCACAGATTTTTTTGAGTAAACAGTTTGTTGTGGGGCATGGATTCAATTAATTGCAGTAAGTGTCCTCTCGTTCTCGCATTTCATTCTCTGTTCTCGCATTTCATTCTCTCTTTTGTGGGCAAGACACGAATCCCATTTGTTCCTTTCTTTCGAACAATTAAACCATCTGTTACTTATTCCTATAGAAATCTGGACACAAGAGCCCACACATGAAAGTACAGTTAGAGATTGTGAGATTCGAATCATGACTGACCAGCACGAGTGTGTTTACATCCACAACCTGTTTGTGAGCTCATGTAGCTTTAGCTTTTTGTTTTGTATTTCTCATAGTGAACATCTAGTAGTTGTCGTAGAGGCGATTAGCTAAGTGGCTAAGAAATATaagtcttcttcttttttttgtcttttgagTGAGCCCCATGTGGCTTAACAAAATGAAATGTCCTATATATGGAGTAAAATGTTGTGGTTAGTTGCTGAAACAAGGGTTTCTGTTAGCAGAATGCTTTGGAGCAGCTGGCATCCATTGATCTCATCAAGCTATGCAAGGAGGCTAAAATTGAGCACTGCCGTGCGACAAGAGATTTGAGTAGTTGTGGCCGCTATGTGCATCATGTGCTTACCTCGTGTGGCCATGCCTCATTATGTGCTGAGTGCAGCCAAAGATGTGATGTCTGCCCAATTTGCAGAAGTCCAATAACGGACAATGGAAACAGGGTTCGGTTTCGTCTTTACGACAAGTGCATTGAAGCAGGCCTTATTTCTAAGCAGCTTGATGAAAGGTTTCAGGAAAAGGAAGACTATGGCAATCCTGTTAACACAGATGTCCAGCGGCTGCATTCATTGTTTGACGTTGCGCTCCAGAACAATCTTACATCCTTGATTTGCCACTGTATCCTCTTCAGGAAGTTGCTTTTGCTTTTCTATATAtcacatcttttttttcttgttgtttccttaaCATTTAGATCAGATATCACAGATGTTTGTTTGGATGACAATGCTGTGTCAAGTGATCCGCTTCTGGCTTTTCTTTTGGATGAGGTGGTCATCAAGGACTGGTGCAAGAGGGCTGTAAATGCGCTCATTTCTGAGATTGGCATGATTTGTATCCAACAGTGTTTGATTGTTCTAGATTCAGTTAcatacttttttaaaaaaaaaaatggtgtttCGCTCTTCATGTGTGCATGGCCATGCATATTGAAGGAGTACTACTGTTAATTTTTTAAGTAACACCTTAACGATATCTTAGATAGATCTGGCCTAGAAATGATGGAATCTAAATTATCCCAACTGCAAAAGTTTGCAGCACAGTTGGCAGGAATTTACAGTGTACTTGAAGTTATGATCGCATCTTTCACAGAGGCAGTTTCAGCTCATGTTAATGACCTGCATCAACTCATTGAGAACACATTGAAGGCAAAGCAGGTCTTGTTTCTTCACCCCTCTACTGCTAACAACTAAACAATAAACTAGTCTAGGTACTACAATATGTCTACGCATTGCTGAAATAACTATAAGGTGAATGTACCACTGGAAAACTGTTGATTGTATCAAGATGCTGGATAACTGTTGAATGTACCACTGGACAATTTTCATATGAGCATGAAAATTGAGTTTaaggttcaaattttgtgagtgGATAGAGAAAATGATGTCTTATGTTAAAAGAATAcattaagaatttttcatggttattttcataggttaggaacaTTTTATATGAAATTAATCCTAGAGATACAAAACTGCAtgaaaaataatcatgaaaaatccCTAATGTATTTATGGCATCATGTTATAATTCACCTCgcaaaatttgaaattaaaactcatACGTGGGgaaacaaaaaaagagaaatctcgTTAGGgggattggaccaaatgaaatagtttttgGGGAGTAAACTGAGCCTaaggttaagtggacaaagtggaTTGGTgagggagtaaaatggactttttcctaaaTTTAAGGAGTCGCTCCATTTGATGGTGTCCTTGTTTCTCAATCATCTTTGTCATTTCTTTTCCTGACACTATTTGTATCTGTTGGTCTTGGTGGTCATGTATTGTCTCCCACCGCTTGTTACTCACTGAAATGCTTAAAAAGAGAAGTAATCAtacatttttgaaaaaaattattatatcTTAGTAAAGTATTAACTGGAGCTTTTTCTACAGCATTCGGAGGCCATGATCTGGTGCATCAGGCATAGATTTCTTCAGGACATCTACTCACGATACGCTGATTATACATCATGGAGCTCTGATGTGATTCAAAGAAAGGCATCTGCAGAAGCAAGAAAATGGCCTGATATTTTTGATAAAGGGTCAGGTGACAGTGAAGCCAATCAGGGTACACTGTTCATTGAGCAGGCTCTACAAAACCTTGGGATTGAACAAAGTTATAggagtgaggaggaagaagcagcaATCACACGTTTGCAGAATGAACAATCATCATCTATGTTCTGTTCCACAATTACAGCTGATCATTTTAGTCTCAACAGATACCCATTTAAAAATTTGCGTGAGGCAGTTGACGTACTCTTTCTACACGGAGCATCAGACATGGTGATTGCAAAGCAAGCTATTGTATCCTTCAGCTTTGTATCTCATAGTACCTCTGTTCTTTTTCACTTGTCATTTAGGAAATCAAGAATGATCTCCTGCACATGTTTTAGCATTACTTTTTTATAACTATTTCTCGGTAAGATTTATTAATTATAAGTAACCCTGTGAAAGCATTTTTCATGGCAAATGCCATTCTCATATGTTAAACCCTAATAATTTCGTTGTTATCAGTTGTCAAAGTTTTTTAGTTTGACTGCGCATTCTAAAATGGCATCGATTTGAGAGCAGAGGGAGTAGTTATCCAAAACATTTACATTGTTCCTCACAAGTATGCTACTTCTTTAAATTTCCTTGACACTTCTCAGTTATTATATTATCTATTTGATCGGCATTGGACCAGACCAGATTCAGAATGGAGGTATTTGGTGGATGATTTTGCTGCTACCTTTGGGATTACTAATAGAACATTGCTTGAGTGCCTGGTATTTTGTCTTCTAGATGATTATTCTTCAGAAGCCTTGGAGGTAATTTCTTGTTACTTGTTTTTGCTGGACATTGAAATTTGATACTGACATATGTATCTTGCAAAGTTCTGGAGGTTGGTGCTGTATTTGCTCCCAACTATCTCTTTGCGTCACTTTTGTGGAGTTTGAGCAACTATTCAAGTTCATATGGCTTAGTCCTCTATTGGTCATCTTCTTCTCATTGTTTGTTCGAAGTTGTTCAAATTATAGTTTCTCAGGTCATGTGCCCCTTTAATGGAACAAAAGGAGAAAAACAGAATGAAGGGAAGAGACAAAATTGATCCCCAGTAGTTCAGCTGACACAGCGCCACTTTAGCATGTGTATACAGCTATCCAGGTGTCTGCTATCATGGAATGTGGACTGTTTTCCCATTCCCCACTTAAGGTTTTCCCACTTTGTACAGCGTGGAACCCACTTTGAACGCCAGTCCTTTGATCACCATAGTTGGCTTCTATAACCAAACATATTAGGCTCGATCAGTTTTACTATACCGTATTCGTGCAACTGCTACTGTAACCTAAATAATGCAGGTTAGAATAGTCAATTTTTTAAACAGTTCTACGAAAAAACACATTACTTTATGAGCATAGTAATTGCAAGGACCACTGGTTTATGATGTAACTTTTTGCAGTTGTGATGATTCTTTTGGCTGCTGCGTGCACTTACCTGAGCACAATTGCATTACCTGAGCACAATTGCATTATAGTAGCATCTTACATTTATGATGCACCTCTACTTTCTGTACAGGAGGCATGCTCTCTTCTTCCCAAGATCTCTAGCAAGGAGGCACATCCGAAGATAGCACAAGTTCTTCTAGAACGTCAGAGACCTGATATGGCACTGGTTGTGCTTAAGTGCACAGGGCGTGATAGCTTCTCTGTTACAGAAAGCATTGAAAAAGATGGCATTTCATCTCTTAGTGAAGCGGTGACTGCAGTTCGTGTAAGAATTGAGCATGGCCACCTAACAGAAGCATTTGTGTATCATAGGAGCTACTGTTCTAGGGTGAAAGAACAGCGAGCAGCAGATATGACACATGCTGGTGATGCACTCAGAAGCTCTTGGATTTACCATGTTGAGGGGATGATGACTGAATTTTGTAATATCTGCATTGAAAGGAATTTAGTTGATAAAATGATTGATCTGCCCTGGGATTCTGAGGAAGAGAAACATCTTCACAAGTCACTCTTTGATTACGCTCATGAAATGCCCACGGAACCATGTGGTAGTCTGCTTGTTGTTTACTACCTTCGGGTAAAGATTCTCGATTTTTTTTCGTATTTAACACCAGATTAAGAGGCACTCTGGATTAATGGAACTATAACTTTAGGATACCCTGGTGTCATGGAATTGTCAGGCTTTGTTTCATTTCTCATCTATATTGATTTACTGCTCTATGACATGCACCTCTTCCTGATATTGAAGAAATCAATAAGGCTCTTGTATGATCAATTTATATTAATCTAGGACAGAATAATTTTGCTTACGATTCTGTACAAATAGGAATAACATGCATATTCAGATAAATGAGCTGCATCTTATGATGCTGAACTGCTTGTAGAAGACATGGTAAAAGGGATTTCCTTCCTTGATGTATTTCTGTTGCACTAGATTTTTTTCTATCTCGTACAACTATTCTTTATTTGTTATCATGGTTCATGGTCTTCCTGTCCTGTTCTTATAAAAACTACAAAGCAATCTTCGTATGTTTGAACTTGAAAAGAAAACATTCATTTATGATTTTgatcttttcttcctttcatTTATAATTTTGATATTTTCTTCCTTTCCGTCATGGAAGCATCCTGGCGCATAAATAGCTTAGTAATTTCCCTTTGTTTGCCTGTTCTGTTAGCGTTATCGATATTTGGAGGCATATGAGGTTGATCGTAGTCTTCAGAGATTTGAGCAAAAGAAATTGGAAAGTACTACTGAAGAGATTGCTtcaaaaatcagaaaaattgcTCAATGGAGGGAAAATTTGGTTGTAAGTACTGTTCTTTTGTACTTCTGCTTTATTATGCACGTCTGGTTGTACATAGACATGTAATTTGCTCTCTTCATAATGAAATCAGAAAAGGTTGACACTTTGATACTTGATGTTAGGAAGGATACTATAATATTCTCTCTAAAAAACTTTGgatgagaaaaaagaaaacctcGACCACAGGAAGAAGACATCCCCCCGCCTAAACTTTGGGTGTGAAACAAATAACAGTTAATAGATCTAGATTCATAAGCTGCTCAGATGTTAAAACAAATGATCACAGTTGTGAACATAGTACTCTAATATTTTAGCAAGTCATCACAACACTTCCCAAATACAACACCATTGGGCATAGTTGATGTCATAATGACTTCTGCTTGTAAACTGGGTAGTACAGTCTCTTATGCTTCTTCCAGCCTTATATGCATGCCATAGTAGAAAGAAATGTTTTGAGTTCATTGGCACAATAGGCATGAACATATCTTACAAGACTACGATAACACTCTCTTTGTAAGGGTTTTAAGCTCATGATGTTGTTCCGAGTCCTAAGTCCCTGTCAAACTAACCTTGCTATTGAGTAAGGTTCTATTTAGGTTCTCGTGGGTCAGCCTTCTGTCTTTGGAATATAATGTGCCTACTACCCATTCTCCATAATATTTGTTAACAGATGACCTTGGACCATTCCATCAGCATTTTCTTCGCCTTTCCTCACTCGCCGAGCTTCATTCTCCCAACAAACTGCGACCAATAAACCGTACACTCTTCTTGGCCAGTGGAAGAAGCATTGCTTTCTTAAACACAAAAATAACTTGATTTTTTATTGGTTTTGAGATGTATTTGTGCACcgcattgattttttttttttggttgtacAGGCTAAATGCCTTGATATACTTCCTGAGGTCCAGAGAGAGAACATGAAAGCCATCAACAGTGGAGAACAAAGTCAGTTTGCTCGAACTGCTCAAAGATCTTCTCCAGTTAGTCAGGTGGTCAAATCACCAAGTCCTGCCATTGAGTTGAGCTCCTCTTTTACCCCTGTTCTTCAAAATAAGTCAAGCCACCACTCAAAAAATATCAATGTATCGACTCATTCTGGTGGTCTGATTAGAAGCAGCCTCTCAGAGTTTGATAGAAAGCTTCCATCTGTTCTACAATCCAGGGCAGTTCCCCAGGGAACGCCTGCATTCAATATGAGATCTGCAGGGGGCATATTCCCTTCTGTGGGCCAGAATGGCGAGAGTCCATTTTTTAGGGGGGCTAAAGATATCAGTTCTAGGAAAGGAGAGGCAGGTTTTAGAAAAGGGATTAAACCTGTTGATGATGCGCTTTCTATGTTTTTGAACTTGAGTTCTGATGATACACCTATGAAAGACTACCGAACAAGTTTGTTGAAGACCGAGGTTAATAAAACCACTCCTTTTCAAGGAAAAGATTCTGTTGGAAAAGGAGAGTTTCGCTTTGGTTCACGTGCTGAGAAGCCTTTCATCTTAAATGGAACTGGTGTTAGTCAAAATGGCCTCCCTAAGGTATCTGGGAGTGCTGGTTTTCGTGAAGATTATAAATTACCAACTGAGAACATTTTGAGGTAATCATGATTCTGTACTCTGGTTTCAGTAATATGTTTCATCGTGGTCCTTGATGGTACTTGGTGTAGCTTTGGAGGTCAAAGTCTAATATTATTTAGAACAAAATTTTTGGACTTTGTGTAATTGCTGTATAGAATTTGAACCTGGCACTGGGAAACTGGCTGATATATTTGTCATCTGTTTTATTGATTAGTTTTAGAATACTAGAAATTAACTTGGAACTTAAGGGCAGTTATGCCTGCAATGGCTTGTTTCCAGCTTTTGTTTTATCCTTATCTGTTCTTCTCCTATCTGTCAATATGGCCATTTTACAGCTAACCGTGATTGTATTCGCTGTAGCAACAAGAAATCTTCAGTTGATGAAGCAGCAGCCAGCAAAGGTGTGTCAAGGTGGAGATCCGACGAGTCTAGTGAAGATGAAGGTGAGAGAAGAACAAACCGGGAGAGTGGAGATTCTCTTGTTACTAGAAGGCGACCGAGATTTTCAAGAAGATGATACATCCTCATCCACAGGGATTTTAATTGTTCGTACGGGAGGATTTCTTTTAATTATCTCCACAGTCGTCCCCCAATGTAAGAGTAATTTGTTTCGAGGAAAGAGTATTGTCTCGTATgttttttttgcgaaaaatcTGGGTGGTGACTTGCAAAATTTGGATTGCCATGTCCGGGATGTAGTTCAAGTGTaactaagggtgcgtttggatgCGAGGACGGGACGAGATGGTatgatccaattttttttttggttcgaGGACGAGTGGAGTCATCCCTCGAGAGAAATATTCGCCTTACATCCGGGATGCCTTCGTCCGCAAAAAAAACGAGAGGACGGGCTCGGCGACGCTACGGGGCTGTTCGGTTGGACTTATAAGCTGGTtaaaaagttgaaacggctgatttgttgtgagagaaaaatactgttcggtggttgataagctgaagcgaacgaaGCCATGGAATGCTCGTCTCCTTCCTTGCGTGCTTCTTCGCTGAAATCCGACTGCATCGTCCTCCACCGGACCTTGGCCGCCCTTGACGCAGCGCCCGTCTGCTGCTCGCAGGCGGTATCTCGTTCTCAGCACACACCACTCCCAATCAACACGGCAGGTCGAGAGGGTGGGCGAGGGCACGAGCGAGCGAGatgggaagagagagggagaaggagatggCCAGATGGGAGCGGCGGCATAGCAGTACGAGGAGCAGGAAGGCGGATCGGAGATGGGGACAGCCGGACGGGAGACGAGTCGTCCGCTCGGTTTTGTTTGCTCGTCCAACGGAAGAAGATAAGGCTGcggcaagaaaagaaaagaaatgaaaagataGGCACAGGGAATGACAGGTGGGATCCATTGATGGATATGTAAAATCATCGTCATCCCCTTCTCATAGATCTCTTCTACCAAACAAAGAACTAGGATGAACATatccctctcaaccaaacacGAAGCGAAATAATCCCATACTAAAAATTAAGAACAGGATCATCCCATTCCATCTcatctccaaaccaaacgcaTGCTAGGGTGCTAGAAGGTGAAAAAGGAACTGGCATGTTGCATTGGCAGAGTTCGGTGACCAAATTATAGTTCTCCAACGTTTATCCCAGATACTCAGTACCTGATGTTTAAGCGCATGAGGTGTTAGTCTGCATTATGCATTTTATGCTCAACTAAAACTCCGTGTGGATAccaggagctaaactttaattcccatcacatcagatgtttagatattaattaagagtattaaatataagttaatttaTAAAACtgattgcacagatggaggctaattcgcgagacgaatctattaaacataattagttcataatttgataatatagtgctacagtaatcatttgctaatgatggattaattaagctaatagatttgtctcgcaaattatcCCAAAatttctgcaattaattttataattagctcatatttaatctttctaattagtatccgaacgtTCAATCTGAAGGGTTAACCTTTTTAGACGAGGATCAAACACGCCCTAATTTCGTGGCTGATGGTAGTGTTGTCTGCATTTATGGGCGTCATCATGGCAGGAAATAAGGTGCAGCGGCGGTTGCGTTTGCGTGTACCATGAACAAAAACCGCAATTTGGAGGTGAGCAAATGATTGTGGTGTGGGAGCCTGGAACGCGACAGGACGGGTCGCATCCACTCTATCAACTGAAACGTGGGACAAGGAGTCGTCATCCTTTTGATGTGCAGGTTACATGCACTTGATGAGGTGGCCTGTTTTTTAGCGTTTCATTTCTGTGCTGGGCTGCTGACTTTTGTCAGTATCACACCAAGCTATACCGTGGGCAGCTGCTGCACTCATCGATCATAATGCTGGCAAAGAACTTTAATTTTTGCGCCCTCTGTCTGTTACTCTGTTGCCAACCAAAAAAGAAATGCTCAAATGGTACCTGAAAGCTTACCTCTGATTTGTACGAACGGATGGTTTATTCTGGACTCCAAACTACGAAGAACACGATGCTGTATGCGGGACCCCGAAACTTGTTACCAGTAGCACCCGCGTGCACAAAACCATGTGCGATTTGCTGCGGGTTCAGATggtaataacaaggacttcaGTACGCTTAAGCTTTCGCGCCCACCGCCCACACGTTGATGGCAGAGCGGTGGCGTCAGGCGTGGGACGGCGCAACCACGGTCGGCGACCGCGGCACCGTCCGTCAGGCCGGACTCCGCAGGCGTCGACCGCCCCCGCCGGGAAGCCGGAACCCTGAGCTAGCTAGGCATCAACTCGTTTGGTCGTTTGGGTGCACAGCAGGTCAGCAACAGGGCCCCGTGCGTTCCCCCCTTCGCCTCCGCGGCGCGCGTCCGGCTCTTCGGCCCGATCGTGCCGTGCTGCGTGCCTGCGTCgtcccaccgcccgccgctaATGGTAGGGCGCTCGGTCTGGGGGCACGGGCACGGTGGAACCGGGACGCTGGCTCTGCTACGCGCTCGAACCGCGCAGCTAGCCTACGGCTTTGGTGCCGCGCTCGCGTGTTGCACGCGCGGTACTGTGTGgtcacggcacggcacggcacgacacGACACCAACACGATAAACACCCGGTGCGGGACGTCGTGGGCGTGGGGACGTGCAGTGCGGGTGGTGTCGAAGAAGATTACCGTACCGTGGGCAGCTGCTGCACTACCCTCGTGGCCTCATCGATCATCATGCTGACAAggaattttgtttttttgcgcCCTCTGTCTGTTGCCAACCAGAAAGATGCTCAAATGTACTCTAGAAAAGGAATGCTCAAATGGTACCTGAAAGTTTACCTTTTGAATTGTACGAAGAACAAACACGATGCTGTGTGCGGGACCTCGAAACTTATTAGTAGCACCCGCGTGCACAAAACCATGTGCGATTTGCTGCGGATTCAGATGGTAATGAACCGCGTGCACAAGGACCCCAGTACGCTTAAGCTTTGGCGGCCACACGTTGATGGCAGAGCGGTGGCGTGGAACGGCGCAACCACGGTCGGCGACCGCCGCACCGTCCGTGAGTGCGGACTGCAGAGGCGTCGAGCCGTagaccgcccgcccgcccggaaACCTGAGCTAGGCGCCGACTGGTTTGGGTGGCGCACGGCAGGTGGCAACAGGGCCCGTTCGTTCCCCCCGGTTCGCCTCCGCGGTCGCAGCTCAGCGTGCGTTGCCATTACCAGCGCCCCGCGCCCGTGGCGCGCGACCGGCTCTTCCCACCTCCCGCCGCTAATTGGTAGCCCCGCCCGGTCCCCGGCCTCCTCGGGCGCTCGGGCCGCACGGCACGGTGGTACCGCGCTCGCGCGTTGACACGCGCGGCACTGTCGCCACGGCACGGCACGTAGGGTCCGGTGCGGAACGTGCCGTGCGGATGATTAGCTTAGCTTAGGGAAAGCCTAGCATAAGAGCCTGGGCGGAGGGGCCAGTGCGTTGTGTCTCCGTGGCTCCGGTGCCGTAAAACGAAATCTTTACCGTTTCGGGCTTGGAATCTACTGACCGGTGAAAACGCTCCTTTCGTTCGCGACAAGACGCCAGGCACGGCGGCACGCCCCCCTGGAGGTAGGGTCACTGACGGGTGACCTTTGGCGCGGGGCCCCGTGCGTTCCCCCAGTTCGCCTCCGCGGCGTACGTCCGGCCCTCCCGCCCGATCGTGCCGTGCTGCGTGCCTGCGTCgtcccaccgcccgccgctaAAATGGTAGGGCGCTCGGGCTgggggcacgggcacgggcacgacACCATGAACACCCGgtgggggacgtcgtgggcGTCCCATGTCCACTGAATAACTATCTGTGAATCCCTTTACATAAATGCCACTCTTAGTCTATTGAAATCATATCTCGCCTTTAAGCAGCTTACTCGGTCATACCTAGAACCTGTTTCTCTTGTTGACCTAACCAGATTACATGCTTCTTTGTTAAATACTATCCCTCTAAGCTATTCCATAGTCCTGCTCACCTATTGGTGCCAACCCATGCAACCCGCCAAACCAGCATGTGGAAATCGGCTACTTAGGTTCCATCTGGGTTGGGCTAAACCGTGGTTTAGACCAATAAACCCGTCTAACAGGGGGCTCATCGGCAACCAGCGCCGTGCGGCAGCGACGGCCAGGCCGTCGCTGACGATTATGCGAGTCCCATAGAATCAAGCTAAACACAGTCACCATGTGTTACCGACAGTTAATCACGGGGATGCCCCTGGACGCGGTTGTTGCGCGGCGAGAGGACCTGGATGCCCCGCAGCCCGTCGAGCGTGCCCGGCGGCACGCCGCCAATGAGGGTGACGCCCAGGAGATGGAGCTCCACGATAGTGGCATTGGTCATGTCGCACCGGACGCCAATCCAAGCGCGGGCCGGCATGGACGCGTTCCAGCCCAGCGCGCGCTCATGCGGCATGCCCGCGAGGAACGCCTGCAGCGCTAACATCGACCACTACTGCGGCGGCAGCTCCGTGGACGCGCAACCGagcaccacggcggcggcggctagcgcCAAGAGCAGCACAGGCACGCCTATTCTTTCTGGGTTGCGCCGCGATGGTGGCGCGCACCGGGTGGGACACGCAGCTACGGCCTGGATGGACGCGAACGCTGCTGACATGGGGAGCCGCTCGCAGCTTCCAGCAATAGCGTATGTTGTCGTCGGTTTTAAACTGCACAAACCAGCAAACCAACCCGCCTAACCCATAatcatgtggtttatttgagaAACCGCGTAAACCCATGATAAACCACCGTTGAACAGGCCTATTCCATACCTTTCTGTGAAAGTCTATTCCTTACTTATACCATACATGCCTCTTTATAGTCCTATTACATACACATACTACACCGCATCTCCTTCCTCTAACAAATCAAAAAATCTATCTCTTCTCCCACTCCGTCCTGGTTTTGCTTGACTTATCACACATGCATACTTGAAATACTTTACTTACCTTTCTAAACCGGTACTACTCAACCTATACCATTGCTTCTTCGTGAATAATACTTGCCTAGCTAACTACCTTAAGAAGTATTAATCACAAGCAAATGCCTAGCTAACTAAAACATCCTATCCAGATGCATATCTCGATACCTGTTATTCCGGTCAGATGGGACAAGCACCAGAAAGAAATCTCGGCAGTGGTTTACTTGATTTTCTAAGAACTAAGACTGGCAAAGGGAAAGGATGGATTGGAAAAGGAAGTACTCACAAAAACTAGGATGAACTGACAGCTtcgaaaaaagaagaagaagattaaCTTCCGCTACTACTTACTACTCGACGATTCAACCATTCATGGTTGGTGTGGCTCATATTCCTCGATACACCGGACCTTCTTCTACACTACCACGAGTAAGTTCGTAGC is a genomic window containing:
- the LOC117838029 gene encoding E3 ubiquitin-protein ligase HOS1, producing the protein MDALPSSPRHPPKYGSAVVQNALEQLASIDLIKLCKEAKIEHCRATRDLSSCGRYVHHVLTSCGHASLCAECSQRCDVCPICRSPITDNGNRVRFRLYDKCIEAGLISKQLDERFQEKEDYGNPVNTDVQRLHSLFDVALQNNLTSLICHYITDVCLDDNAVSSDPLLAFLLDEVVIKDWCKRAVNALISEIGMIYRSGLEMMESKLSQLQKFAAQLAGIYSVLEVMIASFTEAVSAHVNDLHQLIENTLKAKQHSEAMIWCIRHRFLQDIYSRYADYTSWSSDVIQRKASAEARKWPDIFDKGSGDSEANQGTLFIEQALQNLGIEQSYRSEEEEAAITRLQNEQSSSMFCSTITADHFSLNRYPFKNLREAVDVLFLHGASDMVIAKQAILLYYLFDRHWTRPDSEWRYLVDDFAATFGITNRTLLECLVFCLLDDYSSEALEEACSLLPKISSKEAHPKIAQVLLERQRPDMALVVLKCTGRDSFSVTESIEKDGISSLSEAVTAVRVRIEHGHLTEAFVYHRSYCSRVKEQRAADMTHAGDALRSSWIYHVEGMMTEFCNICIERNLVDKMIDLPWDSEEEKHLHKSLFDYAHEMPTEPCGSLLVVYYLRRYRYLEAYEVDRSLQRFEQKKLESTTEEIASKIRKIAQWRENLVAKCLDILPEVQRENMKAINSGEQSQFARTAQRSSPVSQVVKSPSPAIELSSSFTPVLQNKSSHHSKNINVSTHSGGLIRSSLSEFDRKLPSVLQSRAVPQGTPAFNMRSAGGIFPSVGQNGESPFFRGAKDISSRKGEAGFRKGIKPVDDALSMFLNLSSDDTPMKDYRTSLLKTEVNKTTPFQGKDSVGKGEFRFGSRAEKPFILNGTGVSQNGLPKVSGSAGFREDYKLPTENILSNKKSSVDEAAASKGVSRWRSDESSEDEGERRTNRESGDSLVTRRRPRFSRR